The following coding sequences lie in one Flavobacterium sp. 20NA77.7 genomic window:
- a CDS encoding ABC transporter permease, whose amino-acid sequence MLLYIRLLKESLSFALNALRNNKLRTLLSLLGVTIGIFSIIAVLAAVDSMKKNIESSISGMDKNTIYLFKYSFGPTDVEQWKRDQFPQVKYEEYQYLKRNLSGVDQMSYNMFTRNESIKYGDNIVTSIRVKPSTNEFFDIEPFTIEKGRLFNESESNSGVPVIVIGSDVAEGLFETNDPIGKQIRLYGQRFKVIGVLKKQGQDTFGDSNDIAVFFPVNFLRKMYGDNNKSFTPAILIKPEKGIDIEELKAELTQKLRSYRGLKPDDINNFFINVLSGFTDFIENITGQMNVAGWVLSGFSLLVGGFGIANIMFVSVKERTNLIGIQKALGAKNKFILFQFLFEAVILSLFGGIIGMFLVWLIAIVLTYAVDFDFVLSFTNVLIGSGLAIFIGLIAGIIPAISASRLDPVEAIRTGM is encoded by the coding sequence ATGTTATTATATATTAGATTACTAAAAGAAAGTTTGAGTTTTGCATTGAATGCATTACGTAACAATAAATTGCGAACCTTATTGTCTTTATTAGGTGTCACAATAGGTATTTTTTCTATTATTGCTGTTTTAGCTGCGGTAGATTCTATGAAAAAAAATATTGAAAGCAGTATAAGCGGTATGGATAAAAATACCATTTATTTGTTTAAATATTCTTTTGGCCCAACAGATGTAGAGCAATGGAAAAGAGATCAATTTCCACAAGTTAAATATGAAGAGTACCAATATTTAAAAAGAAATTTATCTGGCGTTGATCAAATGTCTTATAATATGTTTACTCGAAATGAAAGTATTAAATATGGAGATAATATAGTAACGTCAATACGAGTAAAACCATCAACTAACGAATTTTTTGATATTGAACCTTTTACAATAGAAAAAGGACGTTTGTTTAATGAATCAGAATCTAATTCGGGGGTTCCGGTTATTGTTATTGGAAGTGATGTTGCCGAAGGATTGTTTGAAACAAATGATCCAATAGGTAAGCAGATTCGTTTATATGGACAGCGTTTTAAGGTTATTGGGGTATTAAAAAAACAAGGCCAAGACACTTTTGGAGATAGTAATGATATTGCGGTGTTTTTTCCGGTAAACTTTTTACGAAAAATGTATGGAGATAACAATAAATCGTTTACGCCTGCTATTTTAATAAAACCTGAAAAAGGGATAGATATTGAAGAATTGAAGGCTGAATTAACACAAAAACTTCGTTCATATAGAGGCTTGAAACCAGATGATATTAATAATTTTTTCATTAATGTGTTGTCTGGATTTACTGATTTTATTGAAAATATTACAGGACAAATGAATGTTGCGGGATGGGTATTGAGTGGTTTTTCGTTATTAGTAGGAGGTTTTGGAATTGCTAATATTATGTTTGTCTCTGTAAAGGAACGCACAAATTTAATTGGTATTCAAAAAGCACTTGGTGCAAAAAATAAATTTATATTGTTTCAGTTTTTGTTTGAAGCTGTTATTTTATCTCTATTTGGAGGTATTATAGGCATGTTTCTAGTTTGGCTTATTGCAATAGTGCTTACGTATGCCGTCGATTTTGATTTTGTACTTAGTTTTACTAATGTATTAATTGGGTCAGGATTAGCAATCTTTATTGGGTTAATTGCTGGAATTATTCCCGCTATTTCTGCCTCAAGATTAGACCCGGTAGAAGCTATACGAACGGGAATGTAA
- the purH gene encoding bifunctional phosphoribosylaminoimidazolecarboxamide formyltransferase/IMP cyclohydrolase, translated as MTNLKKINAALISVFDKTGLEPIVKALHQNNVTLYSTGGTEIFIKELGIPVVAVEDITSYPSILGGRVKTLHPKIFGGILNRQDHEGDVAQMQEFDIPQIDLVIVDLYPFEKTVASQASEPEIIEKIDIGGISLIRAAAKNFKDTVIVASVQEYAEFLNFYTENNGFTSIEQRRLLATKAFHISSNYDSAIFTYFNEDATYLKVSESNGQVLRYGENPHQKGFFFGNFEAMFTKINGKELSYNNLLDVDAAVNLINEFKNDAPTFAILKHNNACGIATRQTMKEAYLEALAGDPTSAFGGVLIANSKIDYDTAEEINKLFCEVVIAPAYDEDAIEVLEEKKNRIILILNDVNLPEKQIRTCLNGLLVQDKDNVTDSAEILKTATKVGPTEEEIEDLLFASKICKHTKSNTIVLAKNKQLCASGTGQTSRVDALKQAIEKAQSFEFDLTGAVMASDAFFPFPDCVEIAKNAGITAVIQPGGSIKDELSINYCDANNMSMVFTGIRHFKH; from the coding sequence ATGACAAATTTAAAAAAAATTAATGCCGCTTTAATCTCTGTATTTGACAAAACAGGATTAGAACCAATTGTAAAAGCACTTCATCAAAACAACGTAACACTTTATTCTACAGGCGGAACAGAAATTTTTATCAAAGAATTAGGTATTCCTGTTGTAGCCGTTGAAGACATTACCTCCTACCCATCTATACTAGGAGGAAGAGTGAAAACGTTGCATCCAAAAATTTTCGGTGGTATTTTAAACAGACAAGATCACGAAGGTGATGTAGCACAAATGCAAGAATTTGACATTCCTCAAATAGACTTAGTTATTGTAGATTTATATCCATTTGAAAAAACAGTGGCTTCTCAAGCTAGTGAACCCGAAATTATTGAAAAAATAGATATTGGAGGTATTTCACTAATTAGAGCTGCTGCAAAAAATTTCAAAGACACAGTTATTGTGGCTTCTGTTCAAGAATATGCTGAATTTTTGAATTTTTATACTGAAAACAATGGATTTACTTCTATAGAACAAAGACGTTTACTTGCTACAAAAGCATTTCATATTTCTTCAAATTATGACAGTGCCATTTTTACTTATTTCAATGAAGATGCAACGTATTTAAAAGTAAGCGAATCAAATGGTCAAGTTTTGCGTTATGGTGAAAACCCTCATCAAAAAGGGTTTTTCTTTGGAAACTTTGAAGCTATGTTTACCAAAATTAATGGTAAAGAACTGTCTTACAATAATTTATTAGACGTGGATGCCGCCGTAAATCTTATTAATGAATTTAAAAATGATGCGCCTACATTTGCCATTCTTAAGCACAATAATGCGTGTGGAATAGCAACACGTCAAACAATGAAAGAAGCTTATTTAGAAGCCCTAGCAGGCGATCCCACTTCAGCTTTTGGAGGCGTATTAATTGCTAATAGCAAAATTGATTACGATACGGCCGAAGAAATTAACAAGCTATTTTGTGAAGTTGTTATTGCTCCTGCTTATGATGAAGATGCAATAGAAGTATTAGAAGAAAAGAAAAACAGAATTATTTTAATACTAAACGACGTTAACTTACCAGAAAAACAAATTAGAACTTGCTTAAATGGTTTACTTGTTCAAGATAAAGACAACGTTACCGATTCGGCAGAAATTTTAAAAACCGCAACAAAAGTTGGTCCTACCGAAGAAGAGATTGAAGATTTGTTATTTGCTTCAAAAATATGCAAACACACCAAATCAAACACAATTGTTCTCGCAAAAAACAAACAGCTTTGTGCATCAGGTACAGGTCAAACTTCAAGAGTTGACGCATTGAAACAAGCCATTGAAAAAGCACAATCATTTGAATTTGATTTAACAGGCGCTGTAATGGCAAGCGATGCGTTTTTTCCATTTCCAGATTGTGTAGAAATAGCAAAAAATGCTGGAATTACAGCAGTTATTCAACCAGGAGGTTCTATCAAAGACGAATTAAGCATCAATTATTGCGATGCAAATAACATGTCAATGGTATTCACTGGAATTAGACATTTCAAGCATTAA
- a CDS encoding rod shape-determining protein translates to MGFFDFMTEDIAIDLGTANTLIIHNDKVVVDSPSIVARDRISGKIIAFGKEANLMQGKTHENIKTIRPLKDGVIADFDASEKMISMFIKSIPALKKKLFTPALRMVICIPSGITEVEMRAVKESAERVNGKEVYLIHEPMAAAIGIGVDIMQPKGNMIVDIGGGTSEIAVIALGGIVCDKSVKVAGDVFTDDIIYYMRTQHNLFVGETTAEKVKIQIGAAIEDLDTPPDDMSVEGRDLLTGKPKQVEVSYREIAKALDKSIQRIEDAIMETLSQTPPELAADIYNTGIYLAGGGSMLRGLDKRISLKTDLPVYIAEDPLRAVVRGTGMALKNLNMYRNILIK, encoded by the coding sequence ATGGGATTTTTTGATTTCATGACTGAGGACATTGCAATTGACCTTGGAACCGCAAATACGTTAATCATTCACAATGATAAAGTTGTTGTTGACAGCCCTTCTATAGTAGCTCGAGACAGAATTTCTGGTAAAATTATAGCCTTCGGAAAAGAAGCTAATTTGATGCAAGGGAAAACACACGAAAACATCAAAACAATTAGACCTTTGAAAGATGGTGTAATTGCTGATTTTGATGCATCTGAAAAAATGATTAGCATGTTTATCAAAAGTATTCCTGCTTTAAAGAAAAAATTATTTACACCAGCTTTACGAATGGTAATTTGTATTCCTTCAGGAATTACTGAAGTGGAAATGCGTGCCGTAAAAGAATCTGCTGAACGTGTAAATGGTAAGGAAGTTTATCTAATACACGAACCAATGGCAGCTGCTATCGGTATTGGGGTAGATATTATGCAACCAAAAGGAAATATGATTGTGGACATAGGTGGTGGTACTTCAGAAATTGCTGTTATTGCTTTAGGTGGTATTGTATGTGATAAATCAGTAAAAGTAGCAGGTGACGTATTTACAGATGACATTATCTACTATATGAGAACACAACACAACTTGTTTGTGGGTGAAACAACAGCTGAAAAAGTTAAAATTCAAATTGGAGCCGCTATAGAAGATTTAGACACCCCGCCAGACGATATGTCTGTTGAAGGACGTGACTTACTTACTGGTAAACCAAAACAAGTAGAAGTGTCTTATAGAGAAATCGCAAAAGCACTTGATAAATCTATCCAACGTATCGAAGATGCAATTATGGAAACGTTATCACAAACTCCTCCAGAATTAGCAGCAGATATTTACAATACTGGAATTTACTTAGCAGGCGGTGGTTCTATGCTAAGAGGCTTAGACAAACGTATTTCTCTTAAAACAGATTTACCGGTTTACATTGCTGAAGACCCGCTAAGAGCGGTAGTAAGAGGAACAGGAATGGCCTTAAAAAACCTAAACATGTATAGAAACATTTTAATTAAATAA
- the mreC gene encoding rod shape-determining protein MreC yields the protein MQQIIYFLIKNSYRLLFLLLLSISLVLTIQSHSYHRSEYINSANSLSGYTYTQISNIKEYFGLRAKNEELAQENARLKQILFNKKDTVLNGKIKVPNILSDFTVLQARVIKNSYDKQENFLTLDRGSLKGIHSDMAVINDRGVVGIVDKTTKNFATVISILHTNNPMNGKIKNSNHFGSITWDGKNAGYVQLIDVPKLATLKKGDSIVTGAQSYIFPENIPIGKIDKIFIDKNTNKFVINVRLFNDMTNLGYVYIVENKKKREKEIVEAASEKGTTK from the coding sequence ATGCAGCAAATTATTTATTTCTTGATAAAAAACAGCTATAGATTGCTGTTTTTGCTGCTTCTAAGCATTTCATTAGTGCTTACTATACAATCGCATTCTTATCATAGAAGTGAATATATCAATTCTGCTAATTCTTTGTCCGGGTATACCTATACTCAAATTAGCAACATTAAGGAATATTTTGGACTACGTGCTAAAAACGAAGAATTAGCTCAAGAAAATGCTCGCTTAAAACAAATTCTATTCAATAAAAAGGATACGGTTTTAAATGGAAAAATTAAAGTCCCAAATATTCTTTCAGATTTCACAGTATTACAAGCGCGTGTGATTAAAAACTCTTATGATAAACAAGAAAATTTTTTAACACTTGATCGTGGTAGTTTAAAAGGTATTCATAGTGACATGGCAGTAATCAATGATCGAGGAGTTGTGGGAATTGTAGATAAGACTACAAAAAACTTTGCTACGGTAATTAGCATTTTGCACACCAACAATCCTATGAATGGAAAAATTAAAAATTCTAATCATTTTGGTTCAATCACGTGGGATGGAAAAAATGCGGGGTATGTACAACTTATCGATGTACCAAAACTAGCAACACTTAAAAAAGGGGATAGTATTGTTACGGGCGCACAATCTTATATTTTTCCAGAAAATATTCCGATTGGCAAAATTGACAAAATTTTTATAGATAAAAACACCAATAAATTTGTAATCAATGTACGTTTATTTAACGATATGACAAATCTTGGTTATGTGTACATTGTTGAGAATAAAAAGAAAAGAGAAAAAGAAATAGTAGAAGCTGCTTCTGAAAAAGGCACAACTAAATAA
- a CDS encoding rod shape-determining protein MreD, producing MNSNFILNIIRFFVLITLQVVVLNQINFGGWINPYLYVLFIILYPINSNKFGFIAASFALGLLVDIFSDSGGIHATACLMLAYFRPVFLRFAFGLSYEYQTIRIADKLTVDRFTFIMTSILFHHIILFTLELYRLSLFFNIILHTIVSTLFTFLICIISIYLIKSNKK from the coding sequence ATGAACAGTAATTTTATACTAAATATCATTCGTTTTTTTGTTTTGATTACACTTCAAGTAGTTGTGTTAAATCAAATCAATTTTGGTGGATGGATTAATCCGTATTTGTATGTGCTTTTTATTATTTTATACCCTATTAATTCGAATAAATTTGGTTTTATCGCTGCAAGTTTTGCCCTAGGTCTTTTGGTCGATATTTTTTCTGATAGTGGCGGTATACATGCTACAGCTTGTTTAATGCTCGCATACTTTAGACCTGTTTTTTTACGATTTGCATTTGGACTAAGTTATGAATATCAAACCATTAGAATTGCTGATAAACTAACCGTCGATCGTTTTACATTTATCATGACTTCTATTCTTTTTCACCATATTATATTGTTCACATTAGAACTATACAGATTAAGTTTATTTTTTAATATTATTTTACACACTATAGTAAGTACCCTATTTACATTTTTGATTTGTATTATTAGCATTTATTTAATTAAGTCAAATAAAAAATAA
- the mrdA gene encoding penicillin-binding protein 2, which produces MRKTFLPTLIIVASVILILRLFYLQVIDDTLKIKSENNAIKIKYDFPERGYIYDRYGKLLVANQPSYDIMVVPNEIKRIDTLEFCSILDITKKEFIEKIEKAKIYSPRLPSLFLAQLNKMEFAAFQEKIRKYNGFYIQKRSLREYQGKFGANVFGFITQVNDKIIDKNPYYKSGDLIGRQGVEEAYEEILRGRKGVKYILKDKHNKEIGSYKEGKFDTISQQGSDITLSIDGALQQYGEELMVNKRGGIVAIEPKTGEILALVTAPSYDPAVLVGRQRSKNYTKLYNDSIAKPLFDRGLLAEYPPGSPFKILTGLVGLQENVVTPETSFMCHHGFSYGRGAFMKCHCPGGVIKLHNGIYKSCNAYFANVYKRTIEKYNKPKDGVDQWYKHMKSFGLGQFLGYDLPPGRKGHIPSSKFYDHYYPNGGWRSSTIISNSIGQGEVLMTPIQLANMMAIVANKGYYYTPHVIKKIKGHQIDSKYTTRHYTTVNSRHFEPVINGLFDVYNMGTAAGLGVEGLEICGKTGTAENFTKLNGKRVKLQDHSIFVAFAPRHNPKIAIAVFVENGYWGNRWAGPIATLMIEKYINKKITRTDLEKRMLEGNLNGEYAKLYPKKGDSFLPLLTYSKQDSLRLNLTKPKDSVKKNK; this is translated from the coding sequence ATGAGAAAAACGTTTTTACCTACCTTAATCATTGTAGCTTCTGTTATACTCATTTTACGTCTTTTTTATTTACAAGTTATTGATGATACACTAAAAATAAAATCTGAAAATAATGCCATTAAAATAAAATATGATTTTCCTGAAAGAGGCTATATCTACGATCGTTACGGAAAATTATTAGTAGCTAATCAACCTTCTTATGATATCATGGTTGTTCCTAATGAAATTAAGCGTATAGATACGCTTGAGTTCTGTTCTATACTTGATATAACTAAGAAAGAATTTATAGAAAAAATTGAGAAAGCAAAAATCTATAGCCCCCGATTACCTTCATTATTTTTGGCACAATTGAATAAAATGGAATTTGCTGCTTTCCAAGAAAAAATTAGAAAGTATAACGGATTTTATATTCAAAAACGTTCATTACGTGAATATCAAGGAAAATTTGGCGCTAACGTCTTTGGATTTATTACACAAGTAAACGACAAAATTATTGACAAAAACCCTTATTATAAAAGTGGTGATTTAATTGGACGTCAAGGCGTAGAAGAAGCATATGAAGAAATTTTAAGAGGTCGAAAAGGGGTAAAATACATTCTAAAAGATAAACACAATAAAGAAATAGGTTCGTATAAGGAAGGTAAATTTGACACTATTTCACAACAAGGAAGTGACATCACGTTATCTATTGACGGCGCCTTACAACAATATGGCGAAGAATTAATGGTAAACAAACGAGGAGGTATTGTTGCAATAGAACCAAAAACTGGGGAAATACTAGCACTAGTAACCGCTCCTTCTTATGACCCAGCAGTATTAGTGGGAAGACAAAGGTCAAAAAATTATACTAAATTATACAATGATTCAATAGCTAAACCTTTGTTTGACAGAGGCCTATTAGCAGAATACCCACCAGGCTCACCATTTAAAATATTAACCGGATTAGTGGGGCTACAAGAAAATGTAGTTACACCAGAAACTTCATTTATGTGTCACCATGGTTTTTCATATGGTAGAGGAGCTTTTATGAAATGTCACTGCCCTGGGGGTGTAATAAAACTACACAATGGTATTTATAAGTCATGTAATGCCTATTTTGCTAATGTATATAAAAGAACTATAGAAAAATATAACAAACCAAAAGATGGTGTAGATCAATGGTATAAGCATATGAAGAGTTTTGGCTTGGGTCAATTTTTAGGTTATGATTTACCTCCAGGTAGAAAAGGACACATTCCGAGTTCAAAATTTTATGATCATTATTATCCAAATGGTGGATGGCGCTCATCTACTATTATTTCAAATTCTATTGGTCAAGGTGAAGTATTAATGACACCCATTCAATTGGCTAACATGATGGCTATCGTAGCAAATAAAGGCTATTATTACACTCCTCATGTAATTAAAAAAATCAAAGGCCACCAAATTGATTCTAAATACACCACTCGCCATTATACAACAGTAAATAGCAGACATTTTGAGCCTGTAATAAACGGATTATTCGACGTGTATAATATGGGAACAGCTGCTGGCCTGGGTGTTGAAGGACTTGAAATTTGTGGAAAAACAGGTACTGCTGAAAATTTTACCAAACTAAATGGAAAACGTGTTAAATTACAAGACCATTCTATTTTTGTTGCTTTTGCGCCCCGACATAATCCAAAAATTGCCATTGCTGTATTTGTAGAAAACGGATATTGGGGAAATCGATGGGCGGGACCTATTGCAACCCTAATGATTGAAAAATATATCAATAAAAAAATTACGCGAACTGATTTAGAAAAAAGAATGCTGGAAGGAAATTTGAATGGCGAATATGCTAAACTCTATCCAAAAAAAGGTGATTCATTTTTACCCCTATTAACGTATTCAAAACAAGATTCGCTTCGATTAAATTTGACAAAACCAAAAGATTCTGTAAAGAAAAACAAGTAG